ACCCGCTCCCGCATCCCGCAGCCCAAGGGCATGGTGACCCCGAAGCGCAGGGGGCCGGCCCCCTCGCGCGCGGCGGCCCCTGTGATCACCCCGGGGGCCTCCTCGGCGACCGACCGCTAAGTGTTATGCAGTGGAACGTGTGCGGCGTGCGCGGCAAGGTTAACCTCCTGCGAGCTGCGATCGGCACCGACGGCTTTGACGTCATCCTATTACAGGAGACGCTCCTTCGGGAGGGCCAGTCGGTGCCTTTCAAGGGCTACAGGGCCTTTTACCTTCCTGCCGTCGCcggtgcggcgcgtgggtgtTGTATCTTGGTCAGGGATGTACTTCCCTGTTCTCGAGTGCATCGCCCCGTGCTGTGCGGTGCCGGTGTGGAGGTATTGGCAGTCAAGGTGACCTTGCCGAGCGCGTGTGTCGCGTTCTACTGCGTGTACAGCGGGCCGCGGGCCGAGCCCGACTTCACTGAACTCCTCTCCCTGGCTAATGACGAACCCACCTTCATCGGGggtgacttcaacgcccaccatgaaaggtgggggagtggggggaggaacCGCGCCGGGCGCCACCTTGCCTCGGCCTTGGAGGACGTTCCTGGGGTTGCGCTCCTCAACACCGGGGTGCCCACGCACATGGCTGGTGGCGTCTTGGACCTCAGCTTTGTGTCGCAGCCACTTGCAGTCGGCGCAACGTGGACCCTCCACCCGCACCTCGCGAGCGACCATTTCGCCTCCGTTATTGCACTCCCTGTCCCGCCGCCTGTGTTACCACAGCGGCCTCCGCGCTGGAACCTGCGCCGGGCTGACTGGCCTCGGTTCCGCGGGGCCGTCGCCCGTCGTCTggccgccaccatccggcccgACGACCTCGAGGCGGCGGACGAGCGCCTGGTTGACGCCTTCACAGCTGCTGCTGATGAGTCGATCCCCCTCCTCCGGCCTGTGGCGGTGATCCACCGTGAAAGGTGGTACTATaccgaggaggtgagggaggcgaaCCACCGAGTCAACCAGGCCCGTAAGCTTAACAGGAGAGTCAACACGGAGGCGACGCGAGGCTTGCTGCGCGCTGCTGTCCGTCGCGTCAGGGAAACCGCCGACCGGGTGCAGGAGGAGCACTGGCTGGCGTGGTGCGAGGGACTTGACGGCTGTACGTCCGCTGCAGTCCTCTGGCGGAAGCTGAGAGCCGTCGCGGGGGGTGCCGTTGCGCGCCCAGCATTACATCCACAGCCACAGGCCGAGGCGGAGCGGCTTGTTGCCACCTTCTCCTCCCGTGCTGCTTCCGCCCGGCTTCCGGTCCACACTCGCGACCTGCTGAGGGAGGCGAACCCCGGAAGAGTAGCCGCCTTCAGGGAGGCCTGCCTACAGGCGCATGCCACTGACGCGCCTATAGAGCTATGGGAGCTGGAGCGGTCCATCCCCAGGAAGGACACCGCCACCGGGGTCAACAGGATCCCCTACTCTTTCCTGGCGAACGCTGGCCCGGACATGCAGGCAGAGGTTCTGGGACTCTTCAACACATCCCTCGAGCTCGGAGCACTGCCAGCCTCCTGGAAGCTGGCCACCATTGTTCCCATCCCCAAGAGTGGAGACGGGCTCCAACATCGGCCGATCTCCCTCCTAAgctgcctcggcaagtgtatggaGAGAGTCCTACTTCCGCGCCTTCAGTGGGCGATGGgctccctccatcaccacctctttgcCTTTCGCCGGGGCAGGGGCACCAGGGACTGCATATCCACCCTCCTCTCTGGTGTCCTGGGGAGACGGGCGGTGGTGGTATTTATTGACCTAGAGAAAGCTTTTGAGCTCGCCTCAGCCCCAGCCATGCTCTCCATTCTAGCTGAAAGGGGCGTCCGTGGCCGCCTGCTGGCGTGGGTGGGCCATTACCTGGAGGGACGGAGAGCGGCCGTCCGATTTCAGGGCCATACGTCCGCGATAGAGACTTTTGAGAACGGCACGCCTCAGGGTGGCGTCCTGAGCCCCGTGCTGTTCAATCTGCTCGTCGAGAAGTTGACATCCCTTCCGACGAGCGGAAACGCCAGAGTCCTATCGTATGCGGAcgatgtggccctggtggtgtgggGCCCCAACCACGTGGCCTGCGCCCGCCAGCTCCTCCGCCGGCTGAACCAGACGTGCGCCGCCCTAGGGCTGGTCGTCAACAGGACTAAGACAAGGGCCATGGCCTTCCGCCACGGCCACCTTCCTGAGCCCTTCGACCTCGAGGGTACGCCCGTGCCGTGGGTGCACACTTACAAGTACCTCGGGGTCACTGTTGACTCCAGTCTGTCCTTCGGCCCGCACATCGCTCGCGTGCGGGACGAGGTACGGCGGCGCACTAATGTGATGAGGGCCCTTGCCAGAACAGCGGGTGTGGCTGGGAACAGGGTCCTGCGGACTTTCTACGTCCAGGACGTTCGGTCCTGTATTGATTACGGGACGCCGTGCCTGCTGACGGTGGGTCCAGTGGCGCTTCGGCCGCTGGAGACAGCTCAGAACGCCGCCCTCCGCGTCATCGTTGGCGCCCCCATGTGGACGAAATGCGTgtgcagcgtcgccgcgagaGTCACCCAACTCTCAGTGGGGCATCTGGCGGCGCTGCTGAGACGCAtgggggcggagcagctccgCGCCTCCGTCGGGCAGGCCCTCCTGCAGGACCCCCTCCTGTTCCGCAAGATAACGTGGGCGACTGTGGCGGCGGCCACGATTCGCAGGAGCGGACTCCCCCACGCCCTTGCGACGGCTGTGgatgccccccaccccacctacgtTGCCCGCCCCCCGTGGGAGCCGCCTGCCTTAACAGCCACCATACGGCCGCTCGCCAAAAGGaaggccctcctcacccctctggaGCTGGCCAGGGAGGCAGACAGCAGAGAGCGGGAAGCAGCGCACCCTTGAGCCTCCGTGTACTTCACAGACGGCTCCGTCAACCACCAGACGGGGGCTGTCGGCGCTGCTTCTGTGTGCGATGGGGCCACTGCTGTATATCGTCTGCCAGACGGCTGTTCCTCCACCCAGGCTGAGCTGGCAGCCATTGGCGGGGCGCTGGATCATGCAGTGGAGGGGGGTCGGGGCCCTGTCTTGATCCACTGCGATTCAGTCCCTGCCATCCGCTCTCTGCTACAGGACCCCCCGCGCGACAACgtgtccctcctcacctccatcctcGCGAGGCTGGCAGAGTTGAGAGGAGCGGGGCGCCCAGTAAAAGTTAATTGGTTGCCCAGCCACTCGGGCGTGGCGGGCACCGAGGCGGCGGACGGCGCTGCTGCTGAGGCAACGCTCCTGCCTGCTGTCACGCGGCCTGTTGTGGTGAGCCTGGCCCAAGTGAAGAGGGACATGGCCGCACGATCTGCTACTGGGGTTgtcagggagctggaggaggccctggcTGCGGGCTCGCCGTCCGCGTATTGGTACTCGGCGGCCACTAACACCGGCGCCCGCCAACCCCCGCCAAACCTGCCGAGACGGGAGACATCCAACATCCGCCGCCTCCGTCTCGGCTACAAATGTGCGTCAGTCCTTCACCCTGATGACCCTGCCCCTGTCGTGTGCccttactgcgaggaggaggtcctccagccgctcctccactacctcctcgagtgcggTGCGACGCGCAACCTGCTTCCCAACCGAGACGGGCTCTCAGCGCCAGCCTTGGTGGGGGCCCTGGACGACAGGGCGCTTACTGCCCTAGTGCGGGCATATGAGCCGCCCAGGTAGGCTCTCTGTTCTGTATATGTGGGCGTGTTAGAGtggctgtatgtatgtgtgggtgtttgtgtgtatgt
This DNA window, taken from Eriocheir sinensis breed Jianghai 21 chromosome 53, ASM2467909v1, whole genome shotgun sequence, encodes the following:
- the LOC126983125 gene encoding uncharacterized protein LOC126983125 yields the protein MQWNVCGVRGKVNLLRAAIGTDGFDVILLQETLLREGQSVPFKGYRAFYLPAVAGAARGCCILVRDVLPCSRVHRPVLCGAGVEVLAVKVTLPSACVAFYCVYSGPRAEPDFTELLSLANDEPTFIGGDFNAHHERWGSGGRNRAGRHLASALEDVPGVALLNTGVPTHMAGGVLDLSFVSQPLAVGATWTLHPHLASDHFASVIALPVPPPVLPQRPPRWNLRRADWPRFRGAVARRLAATIRPDDLEAADERLVDAFTAAADESIPLLRPVAVIHRERWYYTEEVREANHRVNQARKLNRRVNTEATRGLLRAAVRRVRETADRVQEEHWLAWCEGLDGCTSAAVLWRKLRAVAGGAVARPALHPQPQAEAERLVATFSSRAASARLPVHTRDLLREANPGRVAAFREACLQAHATDAPIELWELERSIPRKDTATGVNRIPYSFLANAGPDMQAEVLGLFNTSLELGALPASWKLATIVPIPKSGDGLQHRPISLLSCLGKCMERVLLPRLQWAMGSLHHHLFAFRRGRGTRDCISTLLSGVLGRRAVVVFIDLEKAFELASAPAMLSILAERGVRGRLLAWVGHYLEGRRAAVRFQGHTSAIETFENGTPQGGVLSPVLFNLLVEKLTSLPTSGNARVLSYADDVALVVWGPNHVACARQLLRRLNQTCAALGLVVNRTKTRAMAFRHGHLPEPFDLEGTPVPWVHTYKYLGVTVDSSLSFGPHIARVRDEVRRRTNVMRALARTAGVAGNRVLRTFYVQDVRSCIDYGTPCLLTVGPVALRPLETAQNAALRVIVGAPMWTKCVCSVAARVTQLSVGHLAALLRRMGAEQLRASVGQALLQDPLLFRKITWATVAAATIRRSGLPHALATAVDAPHPTYVARPPWEPPALTATIRPLAKRKALLTPLELAREADNGSVNHQTGAVGAASVCDGATAVYRLPDGCSSTQAELAAIGGALDHAVEGGRGPVLIHCDSVPAIRSLLQDPPRDNVSLLTSILARLAELRGAGRPVKVNWLPSHSGVAGTEAADGAAAEATLLPAVTRPVVVSLAQVKRDMAARSATGVVRELEEALAAGSPSAYWYSAATNTGARQPPPNLPRRETSNIRRLRLGYKCASVLHPDDPAPVVCPYCEEEAPPNHAATSAVSALPGTASTSNAAPAASFPATPGTAPPSHPESAASGPSTLKVLGLPTAGFDTALDLAEGKPVTLRQVGEATTKGVMTAYPVAMPLKALLRHPDVLSADRCLTRDGLATRQVMITLKGPLPGSLDLGSWGVFYTRPFNKEPLRCYFCQQFRHHCSRSTLASEDHFPSLLPPRATRATTPTTAAPPAPQPRADAIKPSTSTPASQSHPASTSGPSQRQHRAPTPPPPPPMAQRKHRRRNCQSVSSTPREAVMDTDAPEAPATQSSPPGQTSVTFAIGRSPPRSHVPVQTVPPRSRIIQPKRRVEQRRRGPAPTLTTAPVSTPAASARGDGVKVLAVRVASPSATIELYCVYSGQAAVADFTELFSLAADEPTFIGSDFNAHHERWGSRQNNRVGRHIATTLADLPTVTLLNTGEPTHVRGGGAGPLPGVAASCCRRDVGPA